In Cryptosporangium minutisporangium, one DNA window encodes the following:
- the pcaH gene encoding protocatechuate 3,4-dioxygenase subunit beta, with translation MTETSANAVENPTDRLALPRYLRDAEVHPHLDFEGYKSTALRHPKQPLVALPHAFTEITGPLLGEGRLGELDNDLTRQHAEEPQGQRIIVHGRVLDSDGRPVPQTLIEIWQANAGGRYRHVVDNWPAPLDPNFTGLGRTLTDDQGRYTFTTVKPGAYPWKNHHNAWRPAHIHFSLFGRAFTQRLVTQMYFPDDPLFPYDPIFNSVPDEKARQRMVSRFDLATTQPDWALAFEFDIVLRGSEQTPFEDAHDEDEE, from the coding sequence ATGACCGAGACATCCGCGAACGCGGTCGAGAACCCCACCGACCGGCTGGCCTTGCCACGCTACCTGCGCGACGCCGAGGTGCACCCGCATCTGGACTTCGAGGGCTACAAGTCGACGGCGCTGCGCCACCCGAAGCAGCCGCTGGTCGCCCTACCGCACGCGTTCACCGAGATCACCGGGCCGCTGCTCGGTGAGGGGCGCCTCGGCGAACTGGACAACGACCTCACCCGGCAGCACGCCGAGGAGCCCCAGGGCCAGCGCATCATCGTGCACGGCCGGGTGCTCGACAGCGACGGCCGCCCGGTGCCGCAGACGCTGATCGAGATCTGGCAGGCGAACGCCGGCGGCCGCTACCGGCACGTCGTGGACAACTGGCCGGCGCCGCTCGACCCGAACTTCACCGGGCTGGGCCGGACGCTCACCGACGACCAGGGGCGCTACACGTTCACCACGGTCAAGCCCGGCGCTTACCCGTGGAAGAACCACCACAACGCCTGGCGGCCGGCCCACATCCACTTCTCGCTGTTCGGGCGCGCCTTCACCCAGCGGCTGGTCACTCAGATGTACTTCCCGGACGACCCGCTGTTCCCCTACGACCCGATCTTCAACTCGGTGCCGGACGAGAAGGCCCGGCAGCGCATGGTCTCGCGCTTCGACCTGGCCACGACCCAGCCGGACTGGGCGCTGGCGTTCGAGTTCGACATCGTGCTCCGCGGTTCGGAGCAGACCCCGTTCGAGGACGCACACGACGAGGACGAGGAATGA